The Syngnathus typhle isolate RoL2023-S1 ecotype Sweden linkage group LG1, RoL_Styp_1.0, whole genome shotgun sequence genome includes a window with the following:
- the arl3l1 gene encoding ADP ribosylation factor like GTPase 3, like 1 isoform X1, whose translation MGEAQKDSGVIQPQGLLSVIEKLKGTSEREVRIVLLGLDNAGKTTLLKSLASEDVNTITPTQGFNIKSVASYGMKLNVWDIGGQRKIRPFWKKYLENTDLLIYVIDSADKKRFEETGLELSELIDEENLKGVPVLIFANKQDLATASPASEIAEGLNLHTYRDREWQIQACSAVSGEGVQDGMNWICNNIMNKKK comes from the exons GGCTTACTCTCCGTCATTGAGAAATTAAAGGGAACCAGCGAGCGGGAAGTGCGAATAGTTCTTCTGGGCTTGGACAATGCCGGCAAGACCACGCTGCTCAAGAGCCTTGCCTCTGAGGATGTCAACACCATCACACCTACACAG GGCTTCAATATTAAGAGCGTTGCCTCTTACGGCATGAAACTCAACGTGTGGGATATTGGAGGGCAAAGGAAAATCAGACCTTTCTGGAAAAAGTACCTAGAGAACACAGATCTGTTG ATTTACGTTATCGACAGTGCGGACAAAAAGCGATTTGAAGAAACTGGACTG GAGTTATCTGAGCTGATAGACGAGGAGAACCTAAAGGGCGTTCCGGTGCTCATCTTTGCCAATAAGCAAGATTTGGCCACAGCATCGCCGGCCAGCGAGATCGCCGAGGGACTCAACCTTCATACGTACAGAGACCGCGAGTGGCAGATTCAGGCCTGCTCAGCCGTGTctggggaaggagttcag GATGGCATGAACTGGATTTGCAACAACATCATGAATAAGAAGAAGTGA
- the LOC133162436 gene encoding soluble guanylate cyclase 88E-like, with translation MYGLLCESLHDFIKESYGDDVWKLVRERADVRLHSFVTHEVYSESVIPRIAKAASGVTGTPYNELMNSWGVYFLGFVGKYGYDRILKVLGRHVRDFVNGLDNLHEYLRFSYPKVQPPTFFCQEESATGVTLHYRSKRKGYLHYAMGQLRQMGKQFYDTDIYVEVLSEQLVGDYSHVTMRLNFDNSAYRYIMKEDEEEQEILPITSDFFFEVFPFNIVFRQDMVVHNVGSGLSTVFPDLDGKKITDAFLLARPLVEFTWNMIISHPNNLFEIMSKEPVKRERNLHNRVQNSDYENANRSADVDVELMAFQSIIGDDYKDGNSANAMESWGDGSRCLKLKGQMRYMPEWESIIFLGTPVMESLSAMFKTGLYINDLSMHDSSRDLVLAGTQQSEELKRALIQEQKKSSKLEESMKMLDYEMKKTDDLLYRMIPKPVAKRLRKGEPAVNTCEVFPDVTILFSDVVGFTRICSHITPLQVVSMLNTMYTLFDTLSEKHRVFKVETIGDAYMVVAGAPEKTKYHAHNICDMALDMVRSIDHLKDPSNGNNIQIRVGIHSGMVVAGVVGHKMPRYGLHGDTVHTASAMESNGKEMHIQLSSATYEHLKGSHFIFERRGTITIKGNVEIETYWLKGKRDKDGNAQAACPQFETQTISKAISKATITEVITEGDEEGLVFPLVPGEDEDDVKSIHSHHIKMENSGHSLEESVEECRVEEMSVHKSHYKDTLQECLEDAHLELESPECDGRDSTMESRDNSCDSRCSKSAMCSVS, from the exons ATGTATGGGCTGCTGTGTGAGAGTCTGCACGACTTCATCAAGGAGTCGTACGGGGACGATGTGTGGAAGCTGGTCAGGGAGAGAGCAGATGTCCGGCTGCATTCTTTTGTCACTCATGAG GTGTATAGCGAGAGTGTGATTCCTCGCATTGCAAAGGCAGCCAGTGGGGTGACAGGGACACCCTACAATGAGCTGATGAACTCCTGGGGGGTCTACTTCCTGGGATTTGTAGGGAAGTACGGCTATGACAGGATTCTCAAG GTGCTGGGCCGTCATGTCCGTGACTTTGTCAATGGCCTTGACAACCTCCACGAGTATCTACGGTTCAGCTACCCCAAGGTGCAGCCCCCAACCTTCTTCTGCCAGGAGGAATCTGCCACTGGAGTCACCCTTCACTACAG GAGTAAGCGCAAAGGCTACCTGCACTATGCCATGGGTCAGCTGAGACAGATGGGGAAGCAGTTCTATGACACTGACATCTATGTGGAGGTCTTGTCTGAGCAGTTGGTGGGGGACTACTCTCATGTCACCATGAG GCTGAACTTTGACAACTCCGCTTACCGCTACATCATGaaggaagatgaggaagagCAGGAGATTCTGCCAATTACCTCTGATTTCTTCTTTGAAGTCTTCCCCTTCAACATCGTCTTCAGACAG GACATGGTGGTGCACAATGTTGGCTCGGGACTTTCGACAGTCTTCCCTGATTTAGATGGAAAAAAGATCACTGATGCCTTTTTGCTGGCTCGTCCCCTGGTGGAGTTCACGTGGAACATG ATCATCTCCCATCCCAACAACTTGTTTGAGATCATGTCCAAGGAACCTGTGAAAAGAGAGAGGAATCTCCACAACCGAGTCCAGA ATTCCGACTACGAAAATGCCAATCGGTCTGCAGATGTGGACGTGGAGCTCATGGCTTTTCAGTCCATTATTGGAGACGATTACAAAG ATGGCAACAGCGCTAACGCCATGGAGAGCTGGGGTGACGGTAGCCGATGCCTGAAACTGAAAGGACAAATGCGATACATGCCCGAGTGGGAGTCCATAATCTTCCTCGGAACACCTGT GATGGAAAGCCTGAGTGCCATGTTTAAAACCGGACTGTACATCAATGACCTGAGCATGCACGACTCCAGCAGAGATTTGGTGCTGGCAGGCACACAGCAGTCGGAGGAGCTGAAAAGAGCCCTCATACAG GAGCAAAAGAAGTCCAGCAAGCTAGAGGAGAGCATGAAGATGCTGGACTATGAAATGAAAAAGACAGATGACCTCCTTTACAGAATGATTCCTAAGCCAGTAGCAAAGAGACTGCGCAAAGGAGAGCCGGCTGTAAACACTTGTGAG GTGTTCCCAGATGTGACCATTCTTTTCAGCGACGTGGTGGGATTCACTCGCATTTGCAGCCACATCACTCCGTTGCAGGTGGTGTCCATGCTCAACACCATGTACACTTTGTTTGACACACTCAGCGAGAAGCACAGAGTCTTCAAG GTTGAAACCATTGGAGATGCCTACATGGTGGTCGCAGGTGCTCCGGAGAAGACCAAGTATCATGCGCATAACATTTGTGACATGGCATTGGACATGGTGCGCTCCATCGATCACTTGAAAGACCCCTCAAATGGAAACAACATACAGATTCGTGTCG GCATCCACTCTGGCATGGTGGTAGCAGGTGTGGTAGGACACAAGATGCCCCGGTACGGTCTGCACGGCGACACAGTCCACACGGCGTCTGCCATGGAGAGCAACGGAAAG GAAATGCATATCCAGCTCAGCAGCGCCACCTATGAGCACCTGAAAGGAAGCCACTTTATCTTCGAAAGGAGGGGCACCATTACCATCAAG GGCAATGTGGAGATTGAGACCTACTGGCTGAAAGGTAAACGGGACAAAGATGGAAATGCCCAAGCGGCGTGTCCTCAATTCGAGACCCAAACCATCAGTAAGGCCATCAGCAAGGCCACCATCACTGAGGTCATCACCGAGGGTGACGAGGAGGGACTG GTTTTCCCTCTGGTACCGGGCGAGGACGAAGATGATGTAAAATCTATTCACTCTCATCACATCAAGATGGAGAATTCAGGCCATTCTCTGGAGGAGTCCGTGGAAGAGTGTCGCGTGGAAGAGATGTCTGTTCACAAG TCCCATTACAAAGACACTTTGCAGGAGTGCTTGGAGGACGCTCATCTGGAGTTGGAGTCACCCGAGTGTGATGGCAGGGATTCCACGATGGAGTCACGTGACAACTCCTGTGACTCTCGCTGCTCCAAGAGTGCCATGTGTTCCGTGTCCTGA
- the arl3l1 gene encoding ADP ribosylation factor like GTPase 3, like 1 isoform X2 translates to MKLNVWDIGGQRKIRPFWKKYLENTDLLIYVIDSADKKRFEETGLELSELIDEENLKGVPVLIFANKQDLATASPASEIAEGLNLHTYRDREWQIQACSAVSGEGVQDGMNWICNNIMNKKK, encoded by the exons ATGAAACTCAACGTGTGGGATATTGGAGGGCAAAGGAAAATCAGACCTTTCTGGAAAAAGTACCTAGAGAACACAGATCTGTTG ATTTACGTTATCGACAGTGCGGACAAAAAGCGATTTGAAGAAACTGGACTG GAGTTATCTGAGCTGATAGACGAGGAGAACCTAAAGGGCGTTCCGGTGCTCATCTTTGCCAATAAGCAAGATTTGGCCACAGCATCGCCGGCCAGCGAGATCGCCGAGGGACTCAACCTTCATACGTACAGAGACCGCGAGTGGCAGATTCAGGCCTGCTCAGCCGTGTctggggaaggagttcag GATGGCATGAACTGGATTTGCAACAACATCATGAATAAGAAGAAGTGA